A single region of the Fusarium keratoplasticum isolate Fu6.1 chromosome 7, whole genome shotgun sequence genome encodes:
- a CDS encoding AB hydrolase-1 domain-containing protein has protein sequence MAEKLTYTELPPRMKPVSELKPSPEQVVKRLAEFGPLILRQPDTDGSVERLCGVTFTHHFVESPGDYDTVSFHYVTCGSEGKQKPVVFLHGLPDSWFEWHQHMASLAEDGYFCIAPDLKGYGQSSKEPGDYRHEGAAEQLAAMLLKIGIEKFYLITHDRGTVQGDYIAALFPDRVLGYVRGEQHLIHYNPALSSQHALFLHAPYNGIMEDAQRLALTAYMWFTAREIPDGAVTLQRVAQELAYEGISKAVPRYYGASTFHQEWLDRRRRLMWKWQCPIVIMQGHDSPTQPREWFNLEEIQGLVPLAKVLEVKFIPGGHFWPLESPTETTAALREALKALGGL, from the exons atggccgagaagctgacATACACCGAACTCCCTCCTCGGATGAAGCCAGTGTCCGAGTTGAAGCCATCTCCGGAACAAGTGGTAAAGCGTCTCGCAGAATTTGGCCCCCTGATCCTCCGGCAACCCGATACTGATGGCTCCGTTGAGCGTTTGTGCGGTGTCACCTTCACTCATCATTTTGTGGAGTCACCCGGAGACTACGATACTGTCAGCTTCCACTATGTGACGTGTGGTAGCGAGGGGAAGCAAAAGCCAGTTGTCTTCTTGCATGGACTGCCAGATTCTTGGTTTGAGTGGCATCAACATATGGCATCCCTTGCGGAGGATGGTTACTTTTGTATCGCTCCGGATTTGAAAGGGTATGGGCAGTCGAGCAAGGAACCAGGCGATTACCGGCACGAAGGAGCGGCTGAACAGTTGGCTGCAATGTTGCTCAAGATTGGCATCGAGAAGTTCTA TCTTATCACCCACGATCGTGGAACTGTTCAAGGCGATTACATTGCTGCTCTCTTCCCAGACCGCGTGCTTGGTTACGTCCGTGGAGAACAGCACCTCATCCACTACAACCCAGCTCTGTCTTCTCAGCATGCCTTGTTCCTCCACGCCCCATACAACGGCATTATGGAGGATGCACAGCGGCTTGCCCTGACAGCCTACATGTGGTTCACTGCTCGGGAGATTCCTGATGGAGCTGTAACCCTCCAGCGTGTGGCTCAAGAGCTTGCTTACGAAGGAATCAGTAAGGCCGTGCCTCGATACTATGGCGCAAGTACCTTTCACCAGGAATGGCTCGACCGACGCAGGAGGCTTATGTGGAAGTGGCAATGCCCGATTGTCATCATGCAGGGCCACGATAGCCCAACTCAACCGCGCGAATGGTTCAAccttgaagagatccagGGGCTTGTTCCTCTAGCCAAGGTCTTGGAGGTCAAGTTCATTCCTGGTGGGCACTTTTGGCCCTTGGAGAGCCCAACTGAGACAACTGCCGCGCTACGTGAGGCACTGAAGGCATTGGGGGGCCTGTGA
- a CDS encoding Apple domain-containing protein has translation MQDSEGLQVDHDAGGGTKAPEVIAAYNQSSPAPYYVPIDQQHQHQQQSGGPFGLSLWLFTIIVVSITAAIVGGGVGGGLGAALSNCQNSDSKCPAEAVGSNRSSTTTNPTPSATTSAAFFTPTPASQIRNLTWFCEDAEQTETIQLTNGFEFKVYCGTDGGGANNAEGGGALKDLVGIIAYSLEDCLQACTQMNAMNDNQDTGVTCKSVSFRANIAQSYKQYGGNCWLKDAKKRRPFGYNAVWNDIPSVAYGELL, from the exons ATGCAAGACAGCGAAGGCCTTCAGGTGGACCACGATGCTGGAGGTGGTACAAAGGCACCAGAGGTGATCGCCGCGTACAATCAGTCGTCGCCAGCACCTTACTACGTGCCGATCGaccaacagcatcaacatcaacaacagtcAGGCGGACCCTTCGGCCTCAGCCTCTGGCTTTTTACCATTATTGTCGTTTCTATCACTGCTGCCattgttggaggaggtgtaggAGGAGGCTTGGGGGCCGCCTTGTCAAATTGTCAGAA CTCGGACTCAAAATGCCCAGCAGAGGCTGTTGGTAGCAACAGAAGCtcaacaaccaccaacccAACCCCCTCAGCCACTACCAGCGCCGCCTTCTTCACACCGACCCCAGCCTCCCAGATTAGAAACCTCACCTGGTTCTGCGAGGATGCAGAGCAGACTGAGACAATCCAACTTACGAACGGATTCGAATTCAAAGTATACTGTGGCACCGACGGCGGAGGCGCAAACAATGCAGAAGGCGGCGGAGCGCTCAAGGACTTGGTGGGAATCATCGCCTACTCGCTAGAGGATTGCTTACAGGCCTGCACACAGATGAACGCCATGAACGATAACCAAGACACGGGTGTGACATGCAAGAGCGTGTCGTTCCGTGCCAATATCGCACAGTCGTATAAGCAATATGGGGGCAACTGCTGGCTGAAGGATGCAAAGAAGAGGCGGCCGTTTGGCTACAACGCCGTGTGGAATGACATACCTTCTGTGGCATATGGAGAGTTACTTTAA